One Aspergillus oryzae RIB40 DNA, chromosome 2 genomic window carries:
- a CDS encoding uncharacterized protein (synaptic vesicle transporter SVOP and related transporters (major facilitator superfamily)), with translation MHESTWIGRSLAGFREFDLLSRTFSGRMPSSKHHPSDCEKWPQHAQEEASPADTNSLAESTSTEDTEELQQIVTQASRQSVPSLARKTTTIGTNATSDPRYEVDFEDENDRMNPKNWSLRYKGMGIAFLSWNTLVIVLYSTSYTSGVADIAAEFGTSSTIVTLGLTLYLIGLAVGSMFMAPLSEVYGRKPVSVGCLFVFMVLIIPCARAESVATLIVVRFIGAFFGSVMISTAPGMVSDLVNDEERALAMSIWSIGPVNGPVLGPIIGGFVTQYLGWLWMDWIALMLSGVALVFSLIMKETYGPIILQKKAARMRKETGDPYWSRYDQKASLGEILKVNLGRPFVMAVTEPICIFWNIYIAIVYGILYLCFTAYPIVFRDIRGWSLGLSGLAFLGIGIGCLITIACEPFIRRMINNHAIDPETGKVPPEAMVSIVCISAILIPAGELWFAWTCAPASIHWIVPILAGVPFGAGNTGVFIYASNYLSYSYGVYAASAMAGNSVIRSILGGVLPLVGTYLYAGIGPNWSGTLLGLLEVAIIPIPIVFYKYGYKIRRKSALIVRMQEDKKRLEGKRLRLQQRLEARANAEATEKEKMEV, from the exons ATGCATGAGTCTACCTGGATAGGTCGATCTCTAGCG GGCTTCAGGGAGTTCGATTTGCTATCGCGAACATTCTCAGGCAGGATGCCTTCCTCTAAGCATCACCCTTCCGATTGCGAGAAATGGCCCCAACACGCCCAGGAGGAGGCCTCTCCGGCGGATACCAATTCGCTTGCCGAGTCTACCTCGACGGAGGATACTGAAGAACTACAACAAATTGTCACACAAGCTTCGCGACAGTCGGTGCCTTCTCTGGCCAGAAAGACCACCACTATCGGTACTAACGCAACGTCGGACCCGAGGTACGAAGTCGACTTTGAGGATGAAAATGATCGGATGAACCCCAAAAACTGGTCGCTCAGGTACAAAGGGATGGGAATTGCGTTTCTGTCCTGGAACACTCTGGTCAT TGTCTTGTACTCCACCTCATATACCTCTGGCGTCGCAGACATCGCGGCCGAGTTTGGGACTTCAAGCACTATTGTTACCTTGGGCCTTACTCTATACCTTATCGGCCTTGCTGTTGGCTCTATGTTTATGGCACCCTTAAGTGAGGTGTACGGTCGAAAGCCCGTATCTGTGGGTTGCTTGTTTGTTTTTATGGTTTTGATCATACCCTGTGCGCGCGCGGAATCTGTAGCCACTCTCATCGTTGTACGATTCATTGGTGCTTTCTTTGGTAGTGTCATGATTTCCACTGCGCCAGGAATGGTGTCAGATCTAGTcaatgatgaagagcgaGCCCTCGCAATGTCGATTTGGAGTATTGGTCCAGTAAATGGCCCAG TCTTGGGACCAATCATTGGAGGCTTTGTCACGCAATATCTCGGCTGGCTTTGGATGGACTGGATCGCGCTGATGCTATCCGGTGTCGCTCTAGTCTTCTCATTGATCATGAAAGAGACTTACGGTCCCATAATCctccagaagaaagctgctCGCATGCGCAAAGAGACCGGGGACCCCTACTGGAGCCGATACGACCAAAAGGCTAGTCTAGGTGAGATCCTGAAAGTAAATTTGGGACGGCCCTTCGTCATGGCTGTCACCGAGCCTATCTG CATATTCTGGAACATCTACATCGCAATCGTCTACGGCATCCTATACCTCTGCTTCACCGCCTATCCCATCGTCTTCCGCGATATTCGCGGCTGGTCCCTCGGACTCTCCGGCCTCGCCTTCCTGGGCATCGGCATCGGCTGCCTCATAACCATCGCCTGCGAACCCTTCATCCGCCGTATGATCAACAACCACGCAATCGACCCTGAGACCGGCAAAGTGCCCCCAGAAGCCATGGTCTCGATCGTATGCATTTccgccatcctcatccccgCCGGCGAACTCTGGTTTGCATGGACCTGCGCTCCGGCGTCCATCCACTGGATTGTGCCCATCCTCGCGGGAGTTCCGTTTGGCGCTGGAAACACGGGCGTGTTCATTTATGCGTCGAATTATCTGTCGTATAGTTATGGAGTATATGCCGCGTCTGCCATGGCGGGTAACTCTGTCATTCGGAGTATTTTGGGCGGTGTTTTGCCCTTGGTGGGTACGTATCTCTATGCTGGGATTGGACCTAATTGGTCTGGGACATTGCTTGGTTTGCTTGAGGTGGCTATTATTCCGATTCCGATTGTGTTCTATAAGTATGGATACAAGATCCGGAGGAAGAGTGCCTTGATTGTGCGGATGCAGGAGGATAAGAAGAGATTGGAGGGGAAGCGACTGCGTCTTCAGCAACGACTGGAGGCGAGAGCAAACGCAGAGGCaaccgagaaagagaagatggaggtttAA
- a CDS encoding uncharacterized protein (predicted protein), which produces MVVDVVLKCTLEEPTAVPDDSQRSVGFSSPESVCVDATTIHQLLSVSAAEFVARLSPVEVSYLKTLASDILSQIPCHKSYMPIQDLINLNIPLDRLSLLLSALALCCIYPKQIDSNASAYFLSSRYLLNYRYVKPSLDLCIACYMQHLYLLKTGPDNQDTAALIMAIRTAHELKINETVSPDRCTLPAKLYLFLYFHDHQRPSPGSTIRKTLRPQQHIPPRGTPRRKFTRARITLRVHRLPLTEDWIPSMSICVRSSQMILLLYFQTYNPSMAPNAAQNLHNPSASLLAMEGRLPLTWRQVKRIMTSAFILIYAYWHGEVTFEEVCRGTAMALVLHECQRVRWGRELDGAMAVLRDIAGICGMTILPNLSSLLPDVDLGVLRVIAG; this is translated from the exons ATGGTCGTAGATGTTGTCCTGAAATGCACCCTTGAAGAGCCGACGGCAGTCCCAGATGATAGCCAACGCAGCGTGGGTTTCAGCTCCCCAGAGTCCGTCTGCGTCGATGCTACAACAATACATCAGCTCCTCTCAGTATCAGCAGCGGAGTTTGTCGCGCGACTCTCTCCAGTGGAAGTGTCATATCTAAAAACGCTCGCAAGTGATATACTGTCCCAAATCCCTTGTCACAAGAGCTACATGCCGATTCAGGACCTCATCAACCTGAACATACCCCTCGATCGACttagtcttcttctctccgCATTAGCACTGTGTTGCATATATCCCAAACAGATCGATAGCAATGCTTCCGCATATTTCTTGAGTTCTCGCTATCTGCTCAATTATCGTTATGTGAAACCTTCACTGGACCTTTGCATCGCATGCTATATGCAGCATTTATATCTCCTGAAAACAGGACCAGATAATCAGGACACAGCCGCCCTTATCATGGCCATCCGCACAGCCCACGAACTGAAAATAAATGAAACGGTGTCCCCAGATCGCTGTACGCTCCCGGCGAAACTGTACCTGTTTTTGTATTTCCACGACCA CCAACGGCCAAGTCCTGGAAGCACTATACGGAAAACCCTGCGACCACAGCAACATATACCACCTCGAGGAACTCCTCGG AGGAAATTCACTAGGGCAAGAATAACCCTCCGCGTGCACCGCCTCCCCCTAACAGAAGACTGGATCCCTTCAATGAGCATCTGCGTCCGTTCCTCCCAAATGATCCTGCTCCTCTACTTCCAAACCTACAACCCCTCCATGGCTCCCAACGCTGCCCAAAACCTCCACAACCCCTCCGCCAGCCTCCTCGCCATGGAGGGCCGCCTGCCCCTCACCTGGCGCCAGGTGAAACGTATCATGACCTCCGcgttcatcctcatctacgCGTACTGGCACGGCGAGGTCACCTTCGAGGAGGTCTGTCGGGGCACTGCTATGGCGCTGGTGCTGCACGAGTGTCAGAGGGTACGGTGGGGGAGGGAGTTGGATGGTGCGATGGCGGTTTTGAGGGATATTGCGGGGATTTGTGGGATGACTATTTTGCCGAATTTGTCGAGTTTGTTGCCGGATGTTgatttgggggttttgaggGTGATTGCTGGATAG